In Brevibacillus brevis, a genomic segment contains:
- the sspI gene encoding small acid-soluble spore protein SspI: protein MNIASLNLRQAIMYKMQGSNANAVEETISDAITSGQEKTLPGLGVLFEVLWQNSDNSARQEMVETIAEHLPAQAQKPVL, encoded by the coding sequence ATGAACATTGCCTCGCTCAATCTGCGTCAGGCTATCATGTACAAGATGCAAGGGTCGAATGCCAACGCCGTCGAAGAGACGATCTCCGATGCCATCACCAGCGGCCAGGAGAAGACACTGCCCGGTCTCGGCGTCCTGTTCGAAGTGCTGTGGCAAAACAGCGATAACTCGGCTCGCCAGGAAATGGTCGAAACGATTGCCGAGCATCTGCCTGCCCAAGCGCAAAAGCCTGTGCTGTAG
- a CDS encoding TrkA family potassium uptake protein yields the protein MSKQFAIIGMGRFGSSVARTLYEMDYEVMGIDENEERINENIQYVTHAVAADSTDERALKEIGIRNFDVVVVAIGVDIQASILTVLTLKELGVKKIVAKAQNERHGQVLYKVGADRVVFPERDMGVRVAHNLISANVLDFIELAEDYSVAEVVVSSKLVGKNLRQLDIRKKYEVNVIAIKSGDKFNIAPSPDEVIQYGDVLVVIGNNKDLKAFEERA from the coding sequence ATGTCAAAGCAATTTGCCATAATCGGGATGGGGCGCTTTGGTTCCAGCGTGGCCCGGACGTTGTACGAGATGGACTATGAAGTCATGGGCATCGACGAGAACGAAGAGCGCATCAATGAAAACATTCAATACGTTACCCACGCGGTCGCGGCAGATTCCACCGATGAGCGGGCTTTGAAGGAGATCGGCATTCGCAACTTCGATGTCGTCGTCGTTGCGATCGGTGTAGATATTCAGGCCAGCATCTTGACTGTGCTGACCTTGAAAGAACTGGGCGTGAAAAAGATCGTCGCCAAAGCGCAAAATGAACGCCACGGACAAGTGCTGTACAAGGTGGGAGCGGACCGCGTCGTCTTTCCGGAGAGGGATATGGGAGTGCGTGTCGCCCACAATCTCATTTCGGCCAACGTACTGGATTTCATCGAGCTGGCGGAAGATTACAGCGTAGCGGAGGTCGTGGTTTCCTCCAAGCTTGTCGGCAAAAACCTGCGGCAGCTCGACATCCGCAAAAAGTATGAAGTGAACGTCATCGCGATCAAGAGCGGCGACAAATTCAACATCGCCCCAAGTCCGGACGAAGTGATCCAGTACGGAGACGTGCTCGTGGTCATCGGGAACAACAAGGATTTGAAGGCATTCGAGGAGCGGGCGTAA